In one window of Candidatus Eisenbacteria bacterium DNA:
- the bamD gene encoding outer membrane protein assembly factor BamD translates to MVRRIALLLIAATLCGCGGSSPGVKRLPSEEADYLQARKAYDDENYIRAAELLTAFVDEHPGSNRLDEALLLLGRSHQKTGENLLAIEDFNRLVRDFPQSSLREEAEFERARSNFEESLGPAQDPESTEAALDLMRAYTIRYPEGAFRGEAEKAIDACLERLALKAFYNAETYLKLRQPRGAVLYLEKALSIRSDFSRAGEALANLGRMHGRLGESEKARGAWERLLSHATPDRIKEDRKLSDLRREAEEALRILPPPATGEEAP, encoded by the coding sequence ATGGTGCGCCGAATCGCGCTGCTGCTGATCGCCGCGACCCTGTGCGGATGCGGCGGCTCGTCGCCGGGCGTCAAGAGGCTGCCCAGCGAGGAGGCCGACTACCTGCAGGCCCGCAAGGCCTACGATGATGAGAACTACATCAGGGCCGCCGAGCTGCTGACAGCCTTCGTTGACGAGCACCCTGGCTCGAACCGCCTCGACGAGGCCCTCCTTCTGCTCGGTCGATCGCATCAGAAGACGGGGGAGAACCTGCTTGCGATCGAGGACTTCAACCGCCTCGTGCGCGACTTCCCTCAGAGCTCCCTGCGAGAGGAAGCGGAGTTCGAGAGGGCGCGGAGCAACTTCGAGGAGTCGCTCGGCCCGGCGCAGGATCCAGAGAGCACGGAGGCGGCGCTGGATCTGATGCGGGCCTACACGATCCGATATCCAGAGGGGGCCTTCAGGGGCGAGGCGGAAAAGGCGATCGACGCGTGCCTCGAGAGGCTCGCCCTGAAGGCGTTCTACAACGCAGAGACCTATCTCAAGCTCCGGCAGCCCCGTGGCGCGGTCCTCTACTTGGAGAAAGCGCTCTCGATACGGTCCGACTTCAGCCGGGCGGGCGAGGCCCTCGCGAACCTCGGACGGATGCACGGGCGGCTCGGCGAGTCCGAGAAGGCGCGCGGCGCCTGGGAGAGACTCCTCTCCCACGCCACGCCCGATCGGATCAAGGAGGACCGCAAGCTGTCCGACCTCCGCCGCGAGGCCGAGGAGGCCCTGCGCATCCTGCCCCCGCCAGCCACCGGGGAGGAGGCTCCTTGA
- the nadD gene encoding nicotinate (nicotinamide) nucleotide adenylyltransferase, which yields MPREARPEGVLQRRDLSQAPAAPWRGPLLGESALDTVRLQPGGRGPREPRTDARAARRVREGARRLGETPLPRHARSDQGGPQAVRPPPRGRGGPAHPAPASHRGGGSLKRWGVLGGSFDPVHLGHLWIALFALEQLDLDRVLLIPAAVPPHKGAGAVAPYDVRMEILRRAIEPHPGLAASDLEADAGSPSYTIDTLRRLRAKLDSRDEIWLLMGADSLEDLPSWREPGEILRIARLGIYGRPGHGRALPQGADAVWIDGPACGLSSTLIRERLYRGRPVAGLVPDAIVPALESSEIYRPRERRG from the coding sequence GTGCCTCGAGAGGCTCGCCCTGAAGGCGTTCTACAACGCAGAGACCTATCTCAAGCTCCGGCAGCCCCGTGGCGCGGTCCTCTACTTGGAGAAAGCGCTCTCGATACGGTCCGACTTCAGCCGGGCGGGCGAGGCCCTCGCGAACCTCGGACGGATGCACGGGCGGCTCGGCGAGTCCGAGAAGGCGCGCGGCGCCTGGGAGAGACTCCTCTCCCACGCCACGCCCGATCGGATCAAGGAGGACCGCAAGCTGTCCGACCTCCGCCGCGAGGCCGAGGAGGCCCTGCGCATCCTGCCCCCGCCAGCCACCGGGGAGGAGGCTCCTTGAAGAGATGGGGCGTTCTCGGAGGGAGCTTCGACCCCGTCCACCTCGGGCATCTCTGGATCGCCCTCTTCGCCCTTGAGCAGCTCGATCTCGATCGCGTGCTCCTGATTCCGGCGGCGGTTCCTCCGCACAAGGGGGCGGGAGCCGTGGCTCCGTACGACGTCCGGATGGAGATCCTCCGCCGCGCGATCGAGCCCCATCCGGGGCTTGCCGCATCCGACCTCGAGGCCGACGCCGGATCCCCTTCCTACACGATCGATACGCTGAGGCGCCTGCGCGCGAAGCTCGATTCCCGGGATGAGATCTGGCTGCTCATGGGAGCCGATTCCCTCGAGGACTTGCCGAGTTGGAGAGAGCCGGGAGAGATCCTTCGCATTGCGCGGCTCGGGATCTACGGGCGGCCGGGGCACGGTCGCGCGCTCCCCCAAGGGGCGGACGCGGTCTGGATCGATGGACCCGCCTGCGGCCTCTCGTCCACGCTCATCCGGGAGCGGCTCTACCGTGGCAGGCCCGTCGCAGGCCTGGTGCCCGACGCGATCGTCCCCGCTCTGGAGTCCTCCGAGATCTACCGCCCGCGGGAGAGAAGGGGCTGA